TCCGAACCAGTAGCGTCCGCCCGCAGGCTCGGCTTCGTACATGCCCAGCGACGAGAGGACGTACCACGCCGACATCTGACCCACATCCTCGTTGCCCGACAATCCGTCCGGCCGGTCGTGGTAGAGCGTCGTGAGCACCTCGCGGACCTTGTCGGCCGTTTTCCACGGCTGGCCCAGCATCGTGTAGAGGTAGAGGATATGGTGGCTCGGTTCGTTGCCGTGGGCGTACTGGCCGATCAGTCCCGAGATGTCGGGCGAGGTCTCGCCGCCTTCGATGACCGAACTTACCGTAAACAGCGAATCGAGTTTTTCAATCATCTTCGCACGCGAGCCGAACAGCCCTTCGAGGCCCTTGACATCGTGCGGAGCCAGCCAGGTGTACTGCCAGGCGTTGCCCTCGCAGTAGTCGTCGGCGCGGTGCGTCGAGGCGAACGCATTGAAGGGAGTGCGCCAGCCCTTCCGCGAATCCCGGCCCCGCATAAAGCGCGTCGCAGGGTCGAAATAGTTGCGGTAGCTATGGCTGCGCTCCTCGAAATACTTCGCATCCTCCGCCTTGCCCAGCGCTTCGGCGGCACGCGCCGCCGCGCCGTCGGCCAAAGCGTACTCCATGTCATAGGCCACGGCCTCGTTGAACATCTCGCACGGGATGTAGCCGTACTCCATGCGCAGGCCGTTGCCCCGGTCGGGGTTCATGGCCGTCTTACGGATCGCCTCGAAGGCCTTTTCGCGGTCGAAGCCCCCGATGCCCTTCACGATGGCGTCCGCCACCGCTACGATGCCCGGGTTGCCCACCATGCAGTCGGTCTCATTACCCCACAGGTGCCATACCGGGAGCCGTCCCTGCTCGTCGGCGATGTGCAGCATCGTCTGGATGATGTCGGGCATCCGCTCCGGGTGCAGGACGGTCATCAGCGGCATCGCGGCCCGGTAAGTGTCCCACAGCGAAAAGGTCGTATAGGTATCGCGCCCCGGATTCTCATGCACCTTGCCGTCGGCTCCGCGGTAATCGCCGTTCACATCGCAGAAGAGCGACGGAGCCACCATCGTATGATACAGCGCCGTATAGAAGATGCGCTTCGACGTTTCATCCTCCGTCTCGATCTTCACCTTCGACAGTTCATCGTTCCACGCCTTGTCGGCAGCGGCCGCCGTAGCGTCGAAATCCCATCCGGGGAGTTCCGCCGCAAGGTTCGCTTTCGCACCCTCGACGCTTACGGGCGATAAAGCGACTTTCAGCGACACTTGTTCCCCGTCGGTTGTACGGAACGAAGCCCGGGCGTAGTTATCGCCGATGGTTTCGAATTTTTCGAAGGGTTTCGAGAACTCCGCGACGAAGTAGACCCGCTGGTCTTTGGCCCAGCCCGTCGAGTGACGCCAGCCCGTCACCGTCCGGTCGCCCTCCTTTGCGAGATGCGTCTCCGTGGCCTTGTCCCAGCAGCCGCCGTTTTCCAGGTCGAAGACCACGGCTGCCTTTTCAGACGCCGGGAAGGTGTAGCGGTGCAGACCCACGCGCGCCGTGGCCGTCAGCTCGGCCCGGATGCCATAGCGCGTCAGCGGCACCGAATAGTAGCCCGGCCGGGCAATTTCTTGGGTCCGGTCGGCATAGGACCACAGTCCCGACGCAGGGTCTGCCTCCTCACCCCGGGCGTAGGTCACATCGCCCGTGACGGGCATGACCGTCACGTCGAACAAATCGCCGATGCCCGTGCCGCTCAAATGCGTGTGCGAGAAGCCGATCACCGTCGAATCGCTCGCATGGTAGCCCGAGCACCAGTCCCACGTCTGCGGAATGCTCGTCGGACCCACCTGCACCAGGCCGAAGGGGACGTTGGCTCCCACGAAGACGTGCCCGTGGCCGCCTGTGCCGATCTTCGGATCGACATGGCGCGTGTAATTCTCCTCCGCGGCAGGCTGCGTGCAGCTGCCCAGCAGGGCCGCGGCGAATAAGAATCCCGTAAGTTTCATCTATCTCTTGTTTTTAAGTTCGAAAGTAAGTTTTCCGCCCTTGAGCAATTCATCGTGCAAGATACGATAATTTTTCAACGGTTTATCGCCCAGCGTCATCCGGTCGATATAGCCCTCGCCGTGTTTTTCGATCACCAGCGTTCCCCGCTCCGTGTCGATTTCGGCCCGGTCGAATGTCGGGGACGTCAGTGTATAGTATGGTTCGCCCGGGCAGTCGGGATAGAGTCCCAGCATCGTGAAGACAGCCCACGCAGACATCGTCCCCGTGTCGTCGTTGCCCGGGATGCCGTCGGGGGCGGTGGTAAAGTATCGCTCCAACAGCCGCCGGGTTTCCCGCTGCGTGCGCCACTCCTCGCCCCGGAAGCGGCTGAAAAGATACGCATAGGCGATGTCGGGTTCGTTCGCAGGGTCGTACAATCCCTCGTCGAAGACCATTTGCAGTTTGTCGATGAATTTGCGTCGTCCGCCCATCAGCTTCGCAAGCCCCTCCACGTCGTGCGGAACGTAGAACGTATAGTTCCACGCACTCCCCTCGTGGAAGCCCGGAGCCGCCGTGAAGTTCTCGCCCGCCTTCGGGTCGAAGGGGCTTAAAAAAGTTCCGTCGGGATGGAGCGGACGCAAAGTCCCGCTTTCCGGGCTGTAATAGCGTTTGTAGCCCAACGAGCGGGCGCGGAACAGACGCGCGTCGTCCCCCTGTCCGAGCGAGTCGGCCAGCAGCGACAGCGCAGCGTCGGCCATGTAGTACTCCAGCGCGTGCGAGACGGAGGTGTCGCCCGCAAGGTCCTTGGCATAGAATCCCAGCGGGATATAGCCTTTTTCGATATAGGGGTCGATGTCGGGCCGCATGCGGTTCTGCGCACCGGGCGTCGTGGCCGACTTGCGCATCGCCTCGTAGGCCTTGGCGACATCGAAATCCCGAAGGCCCTTCATCCAGCTGTCGACGATCACCGGGATCGCAGGGTCTCCCTCCATCGTGAAGGTCTCGCGGCCGTAAAGCTCCCATTTCGGAAGCCAACCCCACTCCTCGTACATCCCCGTCATCGAGCGCAGCATCTCCCGCTGACGATCCGGGTAGACAAGCGTCAGCAGCTGGTGCAGGTTGCGGCAGGTGTCCCACAGCGAGAAGACCGTATAACGTTCGCCATCCGTCACGCCCGTCTCGCCCGAACGCTCCATCAGCGGGTATTCGCCGTTCACGTCGCTCACGAGGTTCGGGTGCAGCAGCGCATGGTACAACGCCGTGTAGAACACCCTCTGCTGCTGCTCGGCGCCGCCCTCGACCCGGATTCTGCCCAGAGCCTCGTTCCAGCCCTTGCGGGCCTGTTCCCGGATGGCGTCGAACGGTGCGTCCGCGGCCTGCTCGGCATCGAGGTTTTTGCGCGCGTTCTCCGTAGAGACATACGAGATGCCCATGCGCACCTCCACCTGCTCGCCCGCCGCAAGGCCGTCGAAGGAGAACCAGTAGCCCACGTCGTCGCCCGAAAGCTCGCGCCCGTACTCCGTATAGAGTTTATACCTCCCGTTGTCCGGCGTCCACTCGGCCTCCACGCCCGTCATCTTCCGTTGCTTCTTCCAATAGCCGCCGGCACTCGGAGTCTTCGAAACGCGCAGCACGAAGTACACCGGGAAAACCTTCTGCGCATTGTAGCAGAACGTCCCCAGCAGCTTCGTGCCCTCGATCTCCGTGGCGCTCACCCGGCGAACCATCGCACCGCTCTCGTTCGTAAGCCCCTCGCCCAGATTTAACAGAATATGCCCTGTGCCTTCCGGAAAGGTGTACCTCTCGGCCGAGGTACGCGCCGTGGCCGTGGCTTCGGCAAGGACGCCGTACTTGTCCAGAAAGACCGAGTAATAGCCCGGAGAGGCCTTTTCGTCCCTGTACGACGTGCCGTACTCCCGGTAATCCACCGTCAGAGGGCCCGTCGTGGCCATCGTCAGCAGCGCGCCCAGCTCGGGGCACCCCACGCCGCTCAAGGCGCCGTGCGCGAAGCCCGTGAAGAATTTGTTGTGGTATTCGTAGGGCGTGGACCACCAGCGGGCGTCCTTGTCGTAGACGTTCTCCTCCGACCCCATGACGTTGAACGGAACCACCGACATCATCCCGTGCGGCGTGACCGCCCCGGGGTTCGCGGTCCCGAAGTTCGTAGTCCCGATGAACGGGTCGACCCGGTCGGCAGGGGTCTGCGCAGAAGCCGCAGCACCGAAAACGGCTGCGGCGAGCGCCAGGGTAAGCAGCGTTCGTCGCAGTCGCATCAGAGGATCGAGTTTTGCTTCGTGAAGTCGATGATTTCGGGGATATAGCCGAACGCAAGGCCCGTAACCGTGTCGGCGCATCCGTAGTAGACGGCCACGCGCCCCGTCGCGGGGTCG
This Alistipes shahii WAL 8301 DNA region includes the following protein-coding sequences:
- a CDS encoding GH92 family glycosyl hydrolase produces the protein MRLRRTLLTLALAAAVFGAAASAQTPADRVDPFIGTTNFGTANPGAVTPHGMMSVVPFNVMGSEENVYDKDARWWSTPYEYHNKFFTGFAHGALSGVGCPELGALLTMATTGPLTVDYREYGTSYRDEKASPGYYSVFLDKYGVLAEATATARTSAERYTFPEGTGHILLNLGEGLTNESGAMVRRVSATEIEGTKLLGTFCYNAQKVFPVYFVLRVSKTPSAGGYWKKQRKMTGVEAEWTPDNGRYKLYTEYGRELSGDDVGYWFSFDGLAAGEQVEVRMGISYVSTENARKNLDAEQAADAPFDAIREQARKGWNEALGRIRVEGGAEQQQRVFYTALYHALLHPNLVSDVNGEYPLMERSGETGVTDGERYTVFSLWDTCRNLHQLLTLVYPDRQREMLRSMTGMYEEWGWLPKWELYGRETFTMEGDPAIPVIVDSWMKGLRDFDVAKAYEAMRKSATTPGAQNRMRPDIDPYIEKGYIPLGFYAKDLAGDTSVSHALEYYMADAALSLLADSLGQGDDARLFRARSLGYKRYYSPESGTLRPLHPDGTFLSPFDPKAGENFTAAPGFHEGSAWNYTFYVPHDVEGLAKLMGGRRKFIDKLQMVFDEGLYDPANEPDIAYAYLFSRFRGEEWRTQRETRRLLERYFTTAPDGIPGNDDTGTMSAWAVFTMLGLYPDCPGEPYYTLTSPTFDRAEIDTERGTLVIEKHGEGYIDRMTLGDKPLKNYRILHDELLKGGKLTFELKNKR
- a CDS encoding GH92 family glycosyl hydrolase → MKLTGFLFAAALLGSCTQPAAEENYTRHVDPKIGTGGHGHVFVGANVPFGLVQVGPTSIPQTWDWCSGYHASDSTVIGFSHTHLSGTGIGDLFDVTVMPVTGDVTYARGEEADPASGLWSYADRTQEIARPGYYSVPLTRYGIRAELTATARVGLHRYTFPASEKAAVVFDLENGGCWDKATETHLAKEGDRTVTGWRHSTGWAKDQRVYFVAEFSKPFEKFETIGDNYARASFRTTDGEQVSLKVALSPVSVEGAKANLAAELPGWDFDATAAAADKAWNDELSKVKIETEDETSKRIFYTALYHTMVAPSLFCDVNGDYRGADGKVHENPGRDTYTTFSLWDTYRAAMPLMTVLHPERMPDIIQTMLHIADEQGRLPVWHLWGNETDCMVGNPGIVAVADAIVKGIGGFDREKAFEAIRKTAMNPDRGNGLRMEYGYIPCEMFNEAVAYDMEYALADGAAARAAEALGKAEDAKYFEERSHSYRNYFDPATRFMRGRDSRKGWRTPFNAFASTHRADDYCEGNAWQYTWLAPHDVKGLEGLFGSRAKMIEKLDSLFTVSSVIEGGETSPDISGLIGQYAHGNEPSHHILYLYTMLGQPWKTADKVREVLTTLYHDRPDGLSGNEDVGQMSAWYVLSSLGMYEAEPAGGRYWFGSPLFDRVEITVPGGTFTIVAENNSAANKYIQRVWLNGQPYTKPWIGHADVMKGGELRFEMGAEEKVWYCPDEPEAYADQRPAEEQRLFKSEAVEGEIARVCGLLTNERLRWMFANCFPNTLDTTVHYGEDEAGNPDTYVYTGDIPAMWLRDSGAQVWPYVQLCKEDPALQKMIAGVIRRQFKLINIDPYANAFNVGPTGDGEDVGYPGNDQSPWVFERKWEIDSHCYPLRLAHHYWKTTGDTSVFDGEWTSAMRNIVKTLREQQMKEGPGDYIFLRTTDRQLDTRCHVGRGNPVKPVGLIVSAFRPSDDATTFGFLIPSNFMTVTSLRKAAEILTAVNGERELAAECTALAGEVEEALQKYAVVEHPEFGKIYAFEVDGFGGCFLMDDANVPSLLAMPYLGDVERTDPIYENTRRFVWSTENPYFWRGAAGEGIGGPHIGVEMIWPMSIMMRAFTATDDEEIRDCICQLITTDAGTGFMHESFSRHDAADFTRAWFAWQNTLFGELILKLVNDGKTDLLNSIY